One Halostella limicola genomic window carries:
- the pdhA gene encoding pyruvate dehydrogenase (acetyl-transferring) E1 component subunit alpha, which produces MVRVLGTDADDTGATGADLSADTARELYRTQVLARTFDEKAISLHRQGRIGTYAPMRGQEASQVGAAAALAETDYCFPTYRDHAMYLQRGTDLADVLRHLLGQGNYVDHRDDDVRTFPPTIPIATQLPHAVGVGMAADYRGDDVAALASFGDGATSEGDFHEALNFAGVFDAPAVFFCQNNGYAISVPTERQTASATIAQKADAYGFDGVRVDGNDVVAVYEVVSEALERARNGGGPTLVEAVTYRRGPHTTTDDPSKYRDDDGGDVPACAEKDPLDRTREYLEETHGWSEADETALREAAEREVQRAVETAEERPAPDVDEMFDNVFADPPARFDRQRDRVVESPEVDR; this is translated from the coding sequence ATGGTACGCGTGCTGGGCACCGACGCTGACGATACGGGCGCGACGGGGGCGGACCTGTCGGCCGACACGGCGCGGGAGCTCTACCGGACGCAGGTGCTCGCCCGGACCTTCGACGAGAAGGCGATCAGCCTCCACCGGCAGGGACGGATCGGGACGTACGCGCCGATGCGCGGCCAGGAGGCGTCCCAGGTCGGCGCGGCGGCCGCGCTCGCCGAGACGGACTACTGCTTCCCGACGTACCGCGACCACGCCATGTACCTCCAGCGCGGCACGGACCTGGCAGACGTGCTCCGGCACCTGCTCGGCCAGGGCAACTACGTCGACCACCGGGACGACGACGTCCGGACGTTCCCGCCGACCATCCCTATCGCCACGCAGCTGCCCCACGCCGTCGGCGTCGGGATGGCGGCCGACTACCGCGGCGACGACGTCGCCGCGCTGGCGAGCTTCGGCGACGGCGCGACCAGCGAGGGCGACTTCCACGAGGCGCTGAACTTCGCCGGCGTGTTCGACGCGCCGGCGGTCTTCTTCTGTCAGAACAACGGCTACGCCATCAGCGTCCCGACCGAGCGCCAGACGGCCTCGGCGACCATCGCCCAGAAGGCCGACGCCTACGGGTTCGACGGCGTTCGCGTCGACGGTAACGACGTCGTCGCCGTCTACGAGGTGGTGAGCGAAGCGCTGGAGCGCGCTCGGAACGGGGGCGGGCCGACGCTCGTCGAGGCGGTCACGTACCGCCGCGGTCCGCACACGACGACCGACGACCCCTCGAAGTACCGCGACGACGACGGCGGCGACGTCCCGGCCTGCGCGGAGAAAGACCCCCTCGACCGCACGCGGGAGTACCTCGAAGAGACCCACGGCTGGAGCGAGGCGGACGAGACGGCGCTCCGCGAGGCCGCCGAGCGAGAGGTACAGCGAGCGGTGGAAACCGCGGAGGAGCGGCCGGCGCCGGACGTCGACGAGATGTTCGACAACGTGTTCGCCGACCCGCCGGCGCGGTTCGACCGCCAGCGCGACCGGGTCGTCGAGAGCCCGGAGGTCGACCGCTAG
- a CDS encoding MTH865 family protein, which translates to MADPESELREQLTDALKDADYPVANQMDLVPALPNGPSTRFEADGVSFTAMELSTKLSGIRDFPYATADELVDDIVNGLKTNGTI; encoded by the coding sequence ATGGCGGATCCAGAATCGGAACTGCGTGAACAGCTCACCGACGCGCTGAAGGACGCCGACTACCCGGTCGCCAACCAGATGGACCTCGTTCCGGCCCTCCCGAACGGTCCGAGTACTCGGTTCGAGGCCGACGGGGTGAGCTTTACCGCGATGGAACTGTCGACGAAGCTCTCCGGTATCAGGGACTTCCCCTACGCCACCGCCGACGAACTCGTCGACGACATCGTCAACGGACTGAAGACGAACGGTACGATCTAG